Below is a window of Anabas testudineus chromosome 10, fAnaTes1.2, whole genome shotgun sequence DNA.
catgtttttttttcattgtgaaaTCGATCACAAAGAGCAATTTTTAGATctcaacaaataaacaatgataATTTTGgctaatgtgtttttgcatgaatataacattttatcattttatgatACAGCCTCTTATTAATAagatttctctgctgtttttttttcttcttctggtttttattataatcttatgtgctttttttccatcttccctgctgaatttaatttgtttttcttctgcaacaaacacattttccccACAGGGATATCATTTGATGACATTTGCATATGGACTTTGAGACAGTAGATCTTTAGAGAGACATTATTATCATTCAGAACCACATGCAGAATCACATTTGCCACCACTAATTGACAAATCACGTAGCTAGTTGTTAACTGTTATGAAGGATACATAAAAGGATGTGGATCTGTGTGAGCttagctgttttttattttaaactttatttttttcctctttttctccctccttcagACGTGCACTACGTGTCGCCGACTGGGTGCTACTATCGGCTGCGATGTGAAGACGTGCCGGAAGACATATCACTATAGCTGCGCTCTGCAGGACAAAGCTCAGATCAAAGAGAATCCCTCACAAGGGATTTACCTGTAAGTCCTTCTCATTTTGGGTTCTTATGCACATTCatgaatcattttttaaatttaggttcagttaaattaaaatatatgtttattatttatttctgctcCTCCATAGTGTTTACTGCTGCAAACACCGGGATGTGTCGCAGGATGGCATTCAAGGTAGAGTATGCTTTAGCATCTGTTTGACTGCTAGGCTACATGGATGGTTGAATTTGCAGTGGGGCACAATATCTCTTTATTCTCAAAATAATTTCACTTACAAGAACTTAGATTTGAGCTGTTTAATAATGTCTTTGATTTAATAATCTTCaggtatttatttatatgtcgTTGTGGAATTTGTTATGATAAATTCTGATACTAGACAACCAGCTCTTGTCTGATTTAAGTTCCTGATCTGATTTGTCTTAAAATTCCAAAACTCTGgtaaaaaatggtcagatacatttttaatcaacaattttttttgtgtgtgtgtctagatGAAGAGGAAGGTGTGGCCAATGATTCAGACTCATCACCTCCACAAAGTAGGGGCAGAGGAAGGTTTGAGAAGGGGAGAGCTAAGGTGGGATCCCGTGGCCAATCTGAAGACACTCGTTCCACCTCCTCACACGCTGCAGACGAGGAGAGTTCCTCCCATGTAAGGCAACACATCCTTTTAAGAATCGACGAGAATGGTCTGTTGGTTTcagtgggttttgtttttcactgttggcgtgtgtgtttgtttcagcgGGACAGGTCTCCTCTTCGTGCCAGCCCGGGAGATGGTGGCCAGCGCTGTGGTTTTTGCCATGCTggagatgaagaaaatgaaacgAGAGGCATGCTTCACACAGATAACTCCAAAAAAGTGGCTGCACACTACAAGTGCATGGTAAGTGCATGTTGTGTGGGGGAATGTGAGTTTGTGCAACACACTGCAAGTgctttattctgtgtatttctgtgtaacTAGGACAACTTCGATATTGATTAATGTATATTAATATCTGATTCCTTCCAGCTTTTTTCATCTGGAACAGTCCAGCTGACCACTACATCACGGGCTGAATTTGGAAACTTTGATGTGAAAACAGTCATCCAGGAAATCAAGAGGGGGAAAAGAATGGTGGGAAGATTTGTCTAACTTCATttttgaaaaacactttttgaaaGGAGATTCTTAtgattgtctttgttgttttttgcagaaATGTACACTCTGCACTCAGCTGGGTGCTACCATAGGATGTGAAATCAAAGCGTGTGTGAAGACATACCACTATCACTGTGGCTTGCAGGACAAAGCCAAGTACATTGAAAACATGGCACGTGGCATCTACAAGTGAGCTCAGCTTCTACAGAGAAACAGTCACTTGTTTGTGACATTCATtctttgaaattgaaattgaattgaaatacaTGTGATCATCAGTAAATATACTTGCGTGTGTGAACATGTCACCAGGAGCAGCGTCACGTTTAGCAAACCACACAAGACATTAAATGaatcagtatatatatattggatGCAACTTTGTTGAGGGGTCATACAGATGTTTAGATTTTCTAACCCTGTCTGCTAACCACTCCTTTAGCTGCTTcagcttcttttcctttctgtttccaTCCCGCCTCGAATCCTTCTGACACTGAGCAATCAGCTTACTCGACACACTATTCCACACATGTTGCCTAGAATTTGGAAGTGTAGACATTAGCTCGTCTGTGACCTACAGTTACCCATAACATCCTTCTGTGCGTAGTTCTGCATAGATGTGTGCCTGTGCATTTGGAAGGCATAATTCTGGCATGACCTGTAGCAGGAAAGTGTATTGCATTGTCTGCAGACGTGTGCGTGTGGGTTGAGGGGGTGGGTAACCAGACCCTTGCATGGAGTGTGCCTTTTAACTCTACACCTTGATTGAACCAAATAAAAATTGTAAGGTAATGACTTGTTTGCATTAGAGctgtataaacaaacaaattataGCATGATactcacatttgtgtttgtgtgtgtttgtgtgtgtgtgtgtgtgtgtgtgtgtgtgtgtgttttttaaagactTTACTGTAAGAACCACAGTGGCAACGAGGAGAgggatgaagaagatgaagagcgAGAGAATCGCAGTAGAGAGAGGGCAGCAATCAACCACGGAGGAATACCATCAACACAAGTGAATGGCAACTAGGTACTTAGCGTTATTAGTTCAATAGTGATGCACTGATTGTTAAAACTCAGTAAATGTCAACATTCAATGTCAGGTGCTTTactgtaacagcagcagaattGAAAATCTTTTCCACTGTTCTCACAGGTTGTCCCGAGTGAATGTGAACATGGGGGGGAAAGTGGAAGAAGTCGAAGACAAGGGAGAGATATTTTTTATACTAAACCTTAGCCTACTCTCAAAGTCGTGGTCTACAAGCTCCGACGAGTCCTTTGCACGG
It encodes the following:
- the phf6 gene encoding PHD finger protein 6 → MSGQRKGAAAWLPKCAFCRSDRDKECGQLLVSDSQKVAAHHKCMLFSSALVTSHSDSDNIGGFSIEDVKKEIKRGNKLTCTTCRRLGATIGCDVKTCRKTYHYSCALQDKAQIKENPSQGIYLVYCCKHRDVSQDGIQDEEEGVANDSDSSPPQSRGRGRFEKGRAKVGSRGQSEDTRSTSSHAADEESSSHRDRSPLRASPGDGGQRCGFCHAGDEENETRGMLHTDNSKKVAAHYKCMLFSSGTVQLTTTSRAEFGNFDVKTVIQEIKRGKRMKCTLCTQLGATIGCEIKACVKTYHYHCGLQDKAKYIENMARGIYKLYCKNHSGNEERDEEDEERENRSRERAAINHGGIPSTQVNGN